One Gemmatimonadota bacterium DNA window includes the following coding sequences:
- a CDS encoding PEGA domain-containing protein, with the protein MRARTLSRIVFFALGGLLVAACATIMQGTSQEVSVSSTPTGARVLVDGAEMGKTPLVASLKRKDKHVVRVELEGYQPFEMALGRATSGWVWGNIVFGGIPGLAIDAITGGMYKLKPEEIQATLAQNAALSADPETDRLVVTVVLRPDPAWERIGTLEAR; encoded by the coding sequence ATGCGCGCGCGTACGTTGTCCCGGATTGTCTTCTTTGCCCTTGGCGGCCTGCTGGTGGCGGCCTGCGCCACGATCATGCAGGGCACCAGCCAGGAGGTGTCGGTCTCCAGCACCCCGACGGGGGCCCGGGTGCTGGTCGACGGCGCGGAGATGGGGAAGACCCCGCTGGTGGCCAGCCTCAAGCGGAAGGACAAGCACGTGGTCCGGGTGGAGCTGGAGGGGTACCAGCCGTTCGAGATGGCGCTGGGCCGCGCCACGAGCGGCTGGGTGTGGGGGAACATCGTCTTCGGCGGGATCCCCGGGCTCGCGATCGACGCGATCACCGGCGGGATGTACAAGCTCAAGCCCGAGGAGATCCAGGCGACGCTGGCCCAGAACGCCGCGCTCTCCGCCGACCCGGAGACGGACCGGCTGGTGGTGACGGTGGTGCTGCGGCCGGACCCGGCGTGGGAGCGGATCGGGACGCTCGAGGCGCGGTGA
- a CDS encoding HNH endonuclease, producing the protein MRAYVGVTDRGWWEFLRRQEGLTEVNFWQPSGSSTFRALQPGQPFLFKLHSPDNYIVGGGFFATFSLLPVSLAWDTFGVQNGARTLAEMRGRVEHYRRTGPTPDEDYQVGCIILADPFFLDERNWVPAPASFAKNIVRGRGYDLQEADGRALWEAVVLARAAQRTRVADPDVTGELFGQPTLFRPRLGQGAFRVAVTDAYGRRCAVTGEKTLPVLEAAHIRPVASGGRHEISNGLLFRSDIHMLFDRGYVTVTPELRFRVSPRLRRDWQNGRHYYALDGAPVAVPDEPGLRPLREGLEWHGGVVFRG; encoded by the coding sequence ATGAGAGCGTACGTCGGGGTGACGGACCGCGGGTGGTGGGAGTTCCTCCGGCGGCAGGAGGGGCTCACGGAGGTGAATTTCTGGCAGCCGAGCGGGAGCAGCACGTTCCGGGCACTCCAGCCGGGCCAGCCGTTCCTGTTCAAGCTGCATTCCCCGGACAACTACATCGTGGGCGGCGGGTTCTTCGCCACCTTTTCGCTGCTGCCGGTGAGCCTGGCGTGGGACACCTTCGGGGTCCAGAACGGGGCGCGGACGCTGGCGGAGATGCGGGGGCGGGTGGAGCACTACCGGCGGACGGGGCCCACGCCGGACGAGGACTACCAGGTGGGCTGCATCATCCTGGCCGACCCGTTCTTCCTGGATGAGCGGAACTGGGTCCCGGCGCCGGCGAGCTTTGCGAAGAACATCGTGCGGGGCCGCGGCTACGACCTGCAGGAGGCCGATGGCCGGGCGCTATGGGAGGCGGTGGTGCTGGCCCGGGCCGCTCAGCGCACCCGGGTGGCGGATCCGGACGTGACCGGCGAGCTGTTCGGGCAGCCCACGCTGTTCCGGCCCCGGCTGGGCCAGGGGGCGTTCCGGGTGGCGGTGACGGACGCGTACGGCCGACGCTGCGCGGTGACCGGGGAGAAGACGCTCCCGGTGCTCGAGGCGGCCCACATCCGCCCGGTGGCGAGCGGGGGGCGACATGAGATCAGCAACGGGCTCCTGTTCCGGTCGGACATCCACATGCTGTTCGACCGGGGGTACGTGACGGTGACGCCGGAGCTCCGGTTCCGGGTGAGCCCGCGGCTCAGGCGGGACTGGCAGAACGGGCGGCACTACTACGCCTTGGACGGGGCGCCCGTGGCAGTACCGGATGAGCCGGGGCTCCGGCCGCTCCGGGAGGGGTTGGAGTGGCATGGGGGGGTGGTGTTTCGGGGGTGA
- a CDS encoding DNA helicase has protein sequence MVATVRNRRGLVTSVAPFAAAEHGVVHLVGVEYFDSDGAPDDQLLWEREPGASLLEPTALPAINAHPAMLPDELDAMVRAARWSALTPYLDPDGTLGPLERLPVTSPLHGAIQAEDYQLVPLLKALRMPRVTLLLADDVGLGKTIEAGLILTELLLRRRVRRVLVLCPASLRLQWQQELRDKFCLAFDVVDRPATHALQRRLGLDANPWRTFSRVITSYDYLKQPDVFERFVAASRVRDDAPSLPWDLLIVDEAHNLAPAPFGVDSDVATMLQRLVPLTEHRLFLSATPHNGYTRSFTGLLETLDPVRFTRKSDPLTAAEQGRVEQVVIRRLKREINASGPVPRFAARHPEALPVAFGDNEVALAQAFGEFRRAVWRAVAGGSRGSQLSGRFAVEVLGKRRLSGPATFADSWNRYLQGLASGDDTADSEVQAVERSYREGLADDREAESRVQHAARTVGSWLKPYVDQLEPAMKLIGGALKMLNLLGVATEQMVPDHDARFIALCAMIDRLLIQPGGGFRNDERLIVFTEYKTTLDYLGRLLAARYPEADRLLMLYGGMEDKERDSIKGAFNDPTASVRILLATDAAAEGLNLQATARYLLHYDLPWNPARIEQRNGRLDRHGQARDVTAFHFTSPDDADVAFMDYVARKVDVIREDLGATEELFDRAVEQRLLFDASDAEVKRDLEQATTAVAGVVNVPRDQTPSVTATEADQVKALVRELDLDATTLRDTLDLALGIEGGGRPRLEGPDGRGMFRLRQPIPATWTDLVDDYLRFPSGPRKGALPGLLFDPQLLIRMVEGRPVFTPAPDGQLLHLGHPLFHRALQLLSQARFPGSLRSTSRWSVRSGGIPDGADALVLLTIEELAVNELRETFHHWVRTVVFPVRDGKLGAALGHRPASEIRGANGVVPSQEQIRRGRDLWDEVEPGIRTWLTQSARDITGRLVETLAVDGAQATERERALYQSRQGELSRLIELATTQRLEREVADLRAERAQIGLFETADRVAELDRSIAAREEEVGRRRSHYEELRRQLTIERDRILQRVLPKRFALRGETQLFPVAIEIRLPEVARR, from the coding sequence ATGGTCGCGACGGTACGTAACCGACGCGGCCTAGTCACATCGGTGGCCCCCTTCGCCGCGGCCGAGCATGGGGTCGTCCACTTGGTGGGAGTGGAGTACTTCGATTCCGACGGGGCTCCGGATGATCAGCTCCTCTGGGAGCGTGAGCCGGGGGCGTCCCTCCTCGAACCCACGGCTCTGCCCGCGATCAATGCACATCCGGCGATGCTGCCGGATGAGCTTGATGCCATGGTGCGCGCGGCACGCTGGTCGGCGCTGACTCCTTACCTTGACCCCGACGGTACCCTCGGTCCCCTGGAGCGGCTGCCGGTCACTTCGCCGCTTCATGGCGCCATCCAGGCGGAAGACTACCAGCTCGTCCCGCTACTCAAGGCGCTCCGGATGCCCCGCGTCACTCTGCTTCTTGCAGATGACGTCGGGCTCGGAAAGACCATCGAAGCGGGGTTGATTCTCACCGAGCTGCTCCTGCGCCGCCGCGTGCGACGTGTGCTCGTGCTCTGCCCGGCATCCCTCCGACTGCAGTGGCAACAGGAACTGCGAGACAAGTTCTGTCTCGCCTTTGATGTGGTGGACCGCCCGGCCACCCACGCACTACAGCGCAGGCTCGGGCTCGATGCGAATCCGTGGCGCACCTTCAGCAGGGTGATCACCTCCTACGACTACCTCAAGCAACCGGATGTATTCGAACGGTTCGTGGCTGCTTCTCGTGTCCGGGATGATGCGCCGAGCCTTCCATGGGACCTTCTGATCGTCGATGAGGCGCACAATCTTGCGCCGGCTCCCTTCGGTGTGGACAGCGACGTCGCCACGATGCTCCAGCGCCTCGTCCCATTGACCGAGCATCGGTTGTTCCTGAGTGCCACGCCGCACAACGGCTATACCCGGAGCTTCACTGGCCTGCTCGAGACCCTGGATCCGGTCCGGTTTACTCGGAAGAGTGATCCGCTCACCGCCGCCGAACAGGGACGCGTGGAGCAGGTGGTGATCCGGCGGCTCAAGCGGGAGATCAACGCCTCCGGACCAGTGCCGAGGTTCGCCGCGCGCCACCCGGAAGCGCTACCGGTGGCATTCGGTGACAACGAGGTCGCACTGGCACAGGCCTTCGGAGAGTTCCGCCGGGCGGTCTGGAGGGCCGTCGCCGGCGGTTCTCGAGGTTCCCAGCTCTCCGGTCGCTTCGCCGTCGAGGTGCTCGGGAAACGTAGGCTCTCCGGTCCTGCGACCTTCGCTGACTCGTGGAATCGCTACCTGCAGGGATTGGCTTCAGGGGACGACACCGCCGATTCCGAGGTGCAAGCGGTCGAGCGGTCCTATCGTGAGGGATTGGCGGACGATCGCGAAGCGGAGAGCCGCGTGCAGCATGCGGCCCGAACGGTTGGTTCCTGGCTGAAGCCGTATGTGGATCAGCTCGAGCCAGCGATGAAGCTCATCGGTGGCGCTCTCAAAATGCTGAATCTGCTCGGCGTCGCAACAGAACAGATGGTCCCGGATCATGATGCTCGTTTCATTGCGCTCTGTGCGATGATCGATCGACTCCTGATCCAGCCGGGCGGCGGCTTTCGGAACGACGAGCGCCTGATCGTATTCACCGAATACAAGACCACACTGGACTATCTGGGGCGCCTGCTTGCAGCGCGTTACCCCGAGGCAGACCGGCTGCTGATGCTGTATGGGGGCATGGAAGACAAGGAACGTGACTCGATCAAGGGCGCGTTCAATGACCCGACTGCTTCGGTGCGAATCCTCCTGGCCACAGACGCCGCGGCCGAGGGGCTCAACCTCCAGGCCACCGCTCGATACCTCCTGCACTACGATCTCCCTTGGAATCCAGCTCGCATCGAGCAACGAAATGGACGCCTGGATCGCCACGGTCAGGCGCGCGATGTGACCGCGTTTCACTTCACCTCCCCCGACGACGCCGACGTGGCCTTCATGGACTACGTCGCCCGCAAGGTGGACGTGATTCGGGAGGATCTGGGCGCCACGGAAGAGCTGTTCGATCGAGCGGTCGAACAGCGGCTCCTGTTCGACGCTTCGGACGCCGAGGTGAAGCGGGATCTCGAGCAGGCTACGACTGCTGTCGCTGGGGTGGTGAACGTACCACGCGACCAGACCCCCTCGGTCACCGCGACCGAGGCCGATCAGGTCAAGGCGCTCGTCCGGGAACTGGATCTCGATGCCACCACACTGCGCGACACGCTGGATTTGGCACTAGGGATCGAGGGTGGCGGCAGACCCCGACTCGAAGGGCCGGACGGACGCGGGATGTTCCGCCTCCGTCAACCGATCCCGGCAACTTGGACCGACCTGGTCGACGACTACCTGCGCTTCCCGAGCGGGCCTCGCAAAGGAGCTCTGCCGGGCCTCCTCTTCGATCCACAGCTCCTGATCCGGATGGTCGAAGGACGACCAGTCTTCACGCCGGCCCCTGACGGTCAGTTGCTCCATTTGGGTCACCCGCTGTTCCATCGAGCGTTGCAACTCCTTTCCCAAGCCCGCTTCCCAGGATCCCTGCGGAGCACATCCCGGTGGAGCGTCCGATCGGGCGGCATCCCCGATGGAGCAGATGCGCTCGTCCTGCTCACAATCGAAGAGCTGGCGGTGAATGAGCTGAGGGAGACATTTCACCACTGGGTCAGGACGGTCGTATTCCCGGTTCGGGACGGCAAGCTCGGGGCGGCCCTTGGGCACCGACCGGCGAGCGAGATCCGTGGTGCGAATGGAGTCGTCCCCTCCCAAGAGCAGATCCGTCGCGGGCGCGACCTGTGGGACGAGGTCGAGCCGGGCATCAGGACGTGGCTGACGCAATCGGCGAGAGACATCACCGGGAGGCTGGTCGAGACCCTCGCTGTTGACGGTGCGCAGGCCACCGAGCGCGAACGGGCGTTGTACCAGAGCCGGCAGGGTGAGCTATCTCGCCTGATCGAGCTGGCCACCACGCAGCGGCTCGAGCGAGAGGTGGCGGACCTTCGGGCGGAGCGGGCTCAGATCGGACTCTTCGAGACCGCGGACCGAGTAGCGGAGCTCGACCGGTCGATCGCAGCTCGGGAGGAGGAGGTGGGCCGCCGTCGATCGCACTATGAGGAACTCCGGCGACAGCTCACGATCGAACGAGACAGAATCCTGCAGCGAGTCCTTCCGAAGCGATTTGCCCTCCGTGGCGAGACGCAACTCTTCCCGGTCGCCATCGAGATTCGCCTCCCCGAGGTGGCACGGCGATGA
- the rmuC gene encoding DNA recombination protein RmuC, whose translation MNVQDVIIGAAIGLLVGGLIAWLIGRNRVIQLSTRLEERDKEITRLSAAERELRAAREELAGARKQLESERQASLEKLVLVQQAEQALKDAFQALSAEALRQNNQSFLDLAATKMGEFQVGAAGDLEARHKAIAELVRPIEEGIKRVDTALGEVEKQRIGAYAEIKQQVDSMALTQVQLKGETANLVKALRAPQVRGRWGEIQLKRVVEMAGMLDHCDFLEQESTDTADGRLRPDMVIKLPGGKQIIVDAKAPLSAYLESVEATDDAARETFLQAHARQVRDHMTKLGAKSYWDQFDATPEFVFMFLPGETFYSAALQHDPSLIEHGVASRVIPASPITLIALLRAVSYGWRQEQVAENAREISENGAELYKRLKKLVEHIERIGSGLSKAVDAYNDSIGSIERSVLPAARRFKDLGAATTDEIEPLEDLQHTIRHIQSAELLSPAVDQPRLPAAGEPT comes from the coding sequence ATGAATGTTCAGGACGTCATCATCGGTGCCGCGATCGGGCTTCTGGTCGGCGGTCTGATCGCCTGGCTCATCGGGCGAAACCGTGTGATCCAGCTCTCGACCCGGCTCGAGGAGCGTGACAAGGAAATCACGCGGCTAAGCGCTGCAGAAAGGGAGCTTCGCGCCGCGCGTGAGGAACTCGCTGGCGCCAGGAAGCAACTGGAGTCGGAACGCCAGGCGTCGCTCGAGAAGCTCGTACTCGTTCAGCAGGCTGAGCAGGCGCTCAAAGACGCGTTCCAGGCTCTGTCCGCCGAGGCGCTCCGGCAGAACAACCAGTCATTCCTGGACCTTGCAGCAACCAAGATGGGGGAGTTCCAGGTGGGGGCGGCCGGTGATCTCGAGGCCCGCCACAAGGCCATCGCGGAGCTGGTGCGCCCGATCGAGGAGGGGATTAAACGGGTAGACACCGCACTAGGCGAAGTGGAGAAACAGCGTATTGGCGCCTATGCTGAGATCAAGCAGCAGGTCGACTCGATGGCGCTGACCCAGGTCCAGCTCAAAGGCGAAACCGCGAATCTGGTCAAGGCTCTCAGGGCCCCTCAGGTGCGGGGGCGTTGGGGCGAGATCCAGCTCAAGCGTGTCGTCGAGATGGCAGGGATGCTGGACCACTGCGATTTCCTCGAGCAGGAGAGTACTGACACTGCGGACGGACGTTTGCGTCCCGATATGGTGATCAAGCTTCCCGGCGGTAAGCAGATCATCGTGGACGCTAAGGCGCCACTGTCAGCATATCTGGAATCGGTCGAGGCCACCGATGACGCCGCCCGGGAGACCTTCCTCCAGGCTCATGCTCGGCAGGTTCGCGATCACATGACCAAGCTGGGCGCCAAAAGCTACTGGGACCAGTTCGATGCCACCCCTGAGTTCGTGTTCATGTTTCTGCCGGGAGAGACCTTTTACAGTGCCGCGCTGCAGCACGACCCCTCGCTGATCGAACACGGCGTGGCCTCGCGAGTGATTCCAGCGAGTCCGATCACCCTGATCGCGCTCCTCCGCGCGGTTTCCTATGGGTGGCGGCAGGAGCAGGTGGCCGAGAATGCACGCGAAATCAGCGAGAATGGCGCGGAGCTCTACAAGCGCCTCAAGAAGCTGGTCGAGCACATCGAGAGAATCGGGAGCGGGCTGAGCAAGGCCGTGGACGCCTACAACGACTCTATCGGGTCGATCGAACGCAGTGTGCTCCCGGCCGCACGACGCTTCAAGGACCTCGGCGCCGCGACCACGGATGAGATCGAGCCGTTGGAGGACCTCCAGCACACTATCCGACACATCCAAAGTGCCGAGCTGCTTAGCCCAGCAGTTGACCAGCCACGCCTCCCGGCTGCTGGAGAACCCACATGA
- a CDS encoding AAA family ATPase, whose amino-acid sequence MAVLQEILAWSQKRPAWQRDALRRLVASGDLTEKDIAEFALMLQGEKGIVLKEAAPAPTPLAAEHLALPAAGDPPVVLGGLRDLANVNALAEKQTLTFAPTGLTVVYGNNGAGKSGYVRVLKRICRARAPGAGIKRNVFKADGKAPSGTIVFRIGAEVREVPWVDGAGSPPELGAISVFDSACASVYVEDKTEVAYRPLGLDLLSKLATACDRVKRVLQDAITALDGKRFAPVGFAADGAVAKFLAGLNTTTTAAQIDQVAVLSQAERERMNQLRVQIAEIDLEGPAKRSAELRNRAGRFKALAKELTSIGERFTPEVEAGLKAAVVANQEAAAAVAVASAVSFRDQPLPSVGTPVWKRLWDAAREFSTREAYKDQPYPNVAGDAVCVLCQQPLAEAARDRLTAFERFVQDRSQAAATEAVRMLATLKQSLDGASVAVTGQATVEELGAPGTELRDAIDAFVKSAADRKLAIQGGLSANDWARVTALAVNPAPQLTALAEAAEKEAAANDAANQPAGKVVLQKELDALAERDRLFNERAHVVDEVKRLVLRAKLVDCQTDTETNAITRKSTELTKASVSDALCSTFATELKALGLSHLSVVLDPTGGAKGTLYHRVEIKRDDGVGVDGVEEVLSEGEQRCIALAAFLAELSTQTSPSAIVLDDPVSSLDHERREVIARRLVQEAKSRPVIIFTHDLVFLLTLERIAGKEGAPFAGRQLRRSSVSVGEVTDDLPWYGLPVKRRIGYLKELQVRLAKQHKEGEVDLYRAGTERLYGLLRESWERGVEEVWLNEAVLRFGREVQTQRLRKVLDITPEDFKALENGMDRCSTYNAGHDAPAEVNLPVPGPAELLTDIGALEMWIDGIRKRRAK is encoded by the coding sequence ATGGCGGTGCTCCAGGAAATTCTCGCCTGGTCCCAGAAACGACCTGCCTGGCAGCGGGATGCCCTGCGGCGTCTTGTGGCCTCAGGTGATCTGACCGAGAAAGATATCGCCGAGTTCGCACTGATGCTCCAGGGCGAGAAGGGCATCGTCCTGAAGGAGGCCGCCCCGGCCCCCACACCGCTTGCCGCCGAACATCTTGCACTCCCCGCGGCTGGGGATCCGCCCGTGGTGCTAGGTGGCCTTCGGGATCTGGCCAACGTAAATGCGTTGGCGGAAAAACAGACCCTCACCTTCGCTCCAACCGGGCTGACGGTGGTCTACGGCAATAACGGCGCGGGAAAGTCCGGGTACGTCCGTGTTCTCAAGCGAATCTGCCGTGCCCGCGCTCCGGGAGCCGGCATCAAGCGCAACGTCTTCAAGGCGGACGGCAAGGCCCCAAGCGGCACGATTGTCTTCCGCATCGGGGCAGAGGTGAGGGAAGTGCCGTGGGTGGACGGCGCCGGATCCCCGCCAGAGCTCGGGGCGATAAGCGTATTCGACAGCGCCTGTGCGTCGGTGTACGTCGAGGACAAGACGGAAGTTGCCTACAGGCCGCTCGGATTGGACTTGCTCTCCAAACTCGCCACCGCGTGCGATCGCGTGAAGCGGGTGCTACAGGACGCAATCACGGCGCTGGATGGGAAGAGATTTGCGCCAGTAGGGTTCGCAGCTGACGGCGCCGTGGCCAAGTTTCTGGCTGGCCTCAATACCACGACCACGGCCGCACAGATCGATCAGGTAGCAGTGCTCTCGCAGGCGGAGCGAGAGCGTATGAACCAGCTCCGCGTCCAGATTGCCGAGATCGACCTTGAGGGACCGGCGAAGCGTTCGGCTGAGCTTCGCAATAGGGCTGGGCGCTTCAAGGCACTTGCAAAGGAGCTTACGAGCATCGGGGAACGTTTCACTCCCGAGGTCGAAGCAGGACTCAAAGCAGCAGTCGTGGCGAACCAGGAAGCCGCCGCCGCCGTTGCGGTTGCCTCGGCGGTGAGCTTCAGGGATCAGCCGCTTCCGTCGGTGGGAACACCGGTCTGGAAACGATTGTGGGACGCTGCCAGGGAGTTCTCGACTCGAGAAGCGTACAAGGACCAGCCGTACCCAAACGTTGCCGGCGACGCGGTATGCGTCTTGTGCCAGCAACCCTTGGCGGAGGCAGCCCGGGATCGACTCACTGCGTTTGAGCGCTTCGTCCAGGACCGCAGCCAGGCCGCTGCGACCGAGGCTGTGAGGATGCTTGCGACGTTGAAGCAGAGCCTTGATGGCGCTTCAGTTGCGGTCACCGGTCAGGCAACTGTCGAGGAACTCGGGGCTCCGGGGACGGAGCTCCGGGACGCGATCGATGCATTTGTGAAGAGCGCTGCCGACCGCAAGCTGGCAATCCAAGGGGGACTATCGGCGAACGACTGGGCGCGCGTCACCGCCCTCGCAGTGAATCCCGCGCCGCAGCTGACGGCCCTCGCTGAGGCGGCCGAGAAGGAGGCTGCCGCAAATGACGCCGCGAACCAACCTGCGGGGAAGGTAGTACTTCAGAAGGAGCTCGACGCGCTAGCCGAACGAGACAGGCTGTTCAATGAACGAGCTCATGTGGTCGATGAGGTGAAGCGGCTCGTCCTAAGGGCCAAACTCGTTGACTGTCAGACCGATACCGAAACCAATGCCATCACCCGGAAGAGCACCGAGCTTACGAAAGCCTCGGTCTCGGACGCCCTTTGTAGCACCTTCGCCACGGAACTGAAGGCATTGGGCCTTTCGCACCTGTCGGTTGTTCTTGATCCGACCGGTGGGGCCAAGGGCACGCTGTACCACAGGGTCGAGATCAAGCGTGATGATGGTGTGGGTGTGGATGGGGTAGAGGAAGTTCTCAGCGAGGGAGAGCAGCGGTGTATTGCGTTGGCCGCGTTCCTCGCCGAGCTCTCAACCCAGACATCTCCATCGGCCATTGTCCTGGATGATCCGGTGTCCTCGCTCGATCATGAGCGTAGGGAGGTCATCGCTAGGCGCCTAGTGCAGGAAGCGAAGAGCCGGCCAGTCATCATTTTCACCCATGACCTAGTCTTTCTGTTGACTCTTGAACGCATTGCAGGAAAGGAAGGTGCCCCCTTCGCGGGGCGCCAACTGCGTCGCTCGTCCGTTTCGGTCGGTGAGGTGACCGACGACCTACCCTGGTACGGGCTCCCGGTGAAGAGGCGGATCGGATACCTGAAGGAGCTTCAGGTACGGCTTGCAAAGCAGCACAAGGAGGGCGAGGTCGATCTCTATCGGGCGGGTACCGAGCGACTCTACGGGCTTCTGCGAGAGTCCTGGGAACGGGGAGTCGAGGAGGTCTGGCTCAACGAGGCGGTCCTACGATTCGGGCGTGAGGTGCAGACTCAGCGACTCAGGAAGGTACTGGACATCACCCCGGAAGACTTCAAGGCGCTCGAGAATGGGATGGATCGCTGCTCAACGTACAACGCGGGGCACGACGCGCCAGCTGAAGTGAACCTGCCAGTCCCAGGGCCAGCTGAGTTGCTCACGGATATCGGAGCGCTAGAAATGTGGATCGATGGCATCCGCAAGCGCAGGGCGAAGTAG
- a CDS encoding DEAD/DEAH box helicase: MSRARFKAWARHQVQSFIRGAGEMPLNPIVYTDKVIGDFLRYQYSTYPFSDLRLQAQMRSLLRLDEPTQSPLLKGPYVSLSRTFRPGAALHDLVAEGLLHPHMENLVPHPRLFGHQEEAIRAILDGHSTLVSTGTGSGKTECFLYPIISECLRLRDAGAPPGIIAVIVYPMNALAEDQLGRLRELLTGTGIPFGMYVGKTKERSADVAGVRLRPGATRQDYLVERNRATEERAGGGVYPVEELVSREEMRAPGKQPRILLTNVKRRATADAREGCRVVRRGQPSVSGGR; encoded by the coding sequence GTGTCACGCGCACGCTTCAAGGCGTGGGCGCGGCATCAAGTGCAGTCATTCATCAGAGGGGCCGGTGAGATGCCGTTGAACCCGATCGTCTACACCGATAAAGTCATTGGAGATTTCCTCCGGTACCAGTATTCGACCTATCCATTTTCGGATCTGCGGCTCCAGGCGCAGATGCGATCGCTGCTGCGGCTGGATGAGCCGACCCAATCCCCTCTCCTGAAGGGCCCGTACGTCAGCCTCTCCCGTACATTCCGCCCCGGCGCGGCGCTCCACGATCTGGTGGCCGAAGGGCTTCTTCACCCTCACATGGAGAACCTGGTTCCTCATCCGCGGCTCTTCGGGCACCAGGAGGAGGCCATTCGAGCCATCCTTGACGGGCATTCCACGCTCGTTTCGACCGGTACGGGTTCTGGCAAGACCGAGTGTTTCCTCTATCCCATCATCAGCGAATGTCTACGCCTGAGGGACGCAGGGGCGCCTCCCGGGATCATCGCTGTAATCGTCTACCCGATGAACGCGCTCGCGGAGGACCAGCTCGGTCGCCTTCGGGAACTTCTGACTGGCACAGGGATACCGTTCGGAATGTACGTGGGGAAGACGAAGGAGCGGTCGGCTGACGTCGCAGGGGTTCGTCTACGCCCCGGCGCGACACGCCAGGACTACCTCGTCGAACGCAATCGAGCCACCGAGGAGCGGGCGGGCGGCGGAGTGTACCCGGTTGAGGAACTCGTGTCTCGCGAGGAGATGCGAGCCCCGGGGAAACAGCCTCGCATCCTGCTGACGAACGTCAAGCGGCGAGCTACTGCTGACGCGCGGGAAGGATGCCGAGTTGTTCGCCGGGGCCAACCTTCGGTATCTGGTGGTCGATGA